A section of the Alkalicoccobacillus plakortidis genome encodes:
- a CDS encoding cache domain-containing protein: MYQYQRDDISTQMEEGLVKVLESRADGLEDFLTERRSNLEHLAKNPLIRDTDTETSEIRQELELFQTSYPYFLDTQFMNSQEVVSLHNQEQMNQIGLERPDWYIQTEQTGGGFTNLSRVLYDEPTFVISQAVYDENNMFMGSVASFVDLTEIRSQLNRVNNNQSEYAFLINSQGDIISHPNRKLVLNHNYFEMNGFDESSFTALVHSKELYFNPTNEMIQTFQAGFLIRRAG, encoded by the coding sequence ATGTATCAATATCAAAGAGATGATATATCAACTCAAATGGAAGAAGGCCTTGTAAAGGTTTTGGAGAGTAGAGCTGATGGTCTGGAAGATTTTCTGACAGAAAGAAGATCTAATCTGGAGCATTTAGCAAAAAATCCTTTAATTAGAGACACTGATACCGAGACGTCTGAAATTCGTCAGGAATTAGAGTTGTTTCAAACATCATACCCGTATTTTCTCGATACGCAATTCATGAATAGCCAGGAAGTTGTTTCTTTACATAATCAAGAGCAAATGAATCAAATTGGACTCGAAAGGCCAGATTGGTATATTCAAACGGAGCAAACGGGTGGAGGTTTCACTAATTTATCGAGGGTTTTATATGACGAACCTACATTTGTGATAAGCCAAGCTGTTTATGACGAAAACAATATGTTTATGGGTAGTGTAGCTTCGTTTGTTGATTTAACTGAAATAAGAAGTCAGTTGAATCGTGTAAATAATAATCAATCAGAATATGCTTTTTTGATTAATAGCCAAGGAGATATTATTTCGCATCCTAATCGTAAGTTAGTGTTAAATCATAATTATTTTGAGATGAATGGGTTTGACGAATCATCCTTTACAGCTCTAGTACATTCCAAAGAACTGTACTTTAATCCTACAAATGAGATGATCCAAACGTTCCAAGCAGGTTTCCTCATTAGAAGGGCTGGATAG
- the hisS gene encoding histidine--tRNA ligase — MNIQIPRGTQDILPGESEIWQFIETKAQDVCRRYNFREIRTPIFEHTELFTRTVGDTTDIVQKEMYTFKDRGDRNLTLRPEGTASVARAYVQNKLFGSATQPNKLYYYGPMFRYERPQSGRMRQFVQFGVEAMGSADPAIDAEVLALVMDIYKEVGITNTKLVLNSLGDKESREAHRQALIDHFKPSIHEFCSDCQMRLEKNPLRILDCKKDRDNPLMKSAPSILDYLNDESREYFEQVKVHLDRIGLPYVIDPTLVRGLDYYYHTAFEVMAEGEGFGAITTLCGGGRYDGLVEEVGGPSTPGIGFAFSIERLIMALKAENLVKEASPSIDCYLVALGDEAKDKSVELLYLLRQAGISADKDYLDKKMKGQFKAADRLNARFTAVLGENELAEDRIEIKNMATGEQVSQPLADFIEYIKKEIEGGQVG; from the coding sequence ATGAACATACAAATTCCACGCGGAACCCAGGATATTTTGCCTGGGGAAAGTGAGATTTGGCAATTCATTGAGACGAAGGCACAAGATGTTTGTCGTCGCTATAATTTCAGAGAGATTCGCACGCCGATTTTTGAACACACAGAGCTGTTTACAAGAACGGTTGGAGATACAACGGATATTGTCCAAAAAGAGATGTACACATTTAAAGACCGTGGAGATCGTAATTTGACTCTTCGTCCCGAGGGTACAGCATCTGTCGCTCGTGCCTATGTTCAGAATAAATTATTTGGTTCAGCAACTCAGCCGAATAAATTGTATTACTATGGACCAATGTTCCGGTATGAACGCCCTCAATCAGGTAGAATGCGCCAGTTCGTACAGTTTGGTGTAGAGGCAATGGGCAGTGCGGATCCGGCTATTGATGCTGAGGTTCTAGCACTTGTCATGGATATTTACAAAGAAGTAGGGATTACAAATACAAAGCTTGTGTTAAATAGCTTAGGGGATAAAGAAAGTCGCGAGGCACACCGTCAAGCTTTGATTGATCACTTTAAACCAAGCATTCACGAGTTTTGCTCTGACTGCCAAATGCGTTTAGAGAAAAATCCATTACGAATTCTTGACTGTAAAAAAGACCGTGACAATCCATTAATGAAATCGGCTCCTTCCATTTTGGATTATTTAAATGATGAGTCACGTGAATATTTTGAACAAGTAAAGGTGCACCTTGACCGTATTGGTCTTCCATATGTAATTGATCCAACGCTTGTACGTGGATTGGACTATTACTATCACACAGCGTTTGAGGTGATGGCAGAAGGTGAAGGCTTTGGGGCTATCACAACATTATGCGGCGGCGGTCGTTATGATGGTTTGGTAGAAGAAGTGGGCGGACCAAGTACACCAGGCATAGGCTTTGCTTTTAGTATTGAGCGTTTAATTATGGCGCTTAAAGCTGAGAACTTGGTGAAAGAAGCAAGCCCATCCATTGATTGTTATCTTGTCGCGTTAGGTGATGAAGCAAAGGATAAGTCTGTTGAGCTCCTATATCTTTTAAGACAGGCAGGAATCAGTGCGGATAAGGATTATCTAGATAAAAAAATGAAGGGGCAATTTAAAGCCGCTGATCGTTTAAATGCTCGTTTCACAGCTGTACTCGGTGAGAATGAACTTGCTGAAGATCGAATTGAGATTAAAAACATGGCAACAGGCGAGCAAGTTTCACAGCCTTTAGCTGATTTTATTGAGTATATAAAGAAAGAGATTGAAGGAGGTCAAGTAGGATGA
- the dtd gene encoding D-aminoacyl-tRNA deacylase, with translation MRVVLQRSKKASVIINGEQVGAISRGLVLLVAITHEDTETEVDYIVEKIINLRIFEDDQGKMNHSLVDTGGSILSVSQFTLYGDTRKGRRPSFTGAAKPDLAEKLYDLFNQKLADKGIQVATGQFGADMDVQLINDGPVTLIVEKSI, from the coding sequence GTGCGAGTAGTACTTCAACGCTCAAAAAAAGCAAGTGTCATAATTAATGGAGAGCAAGTAGGAGCCATTTCTCGCGGTCTTGTTCTTCTAGTTGCCATTACACATGAAGATACAGAAACAGAAGTGGACTATATTGTTGAAAAAATTATTAATCTGCGGATCTTTGAGGATGATCAAGGGAAAATGAACCATTCTCTAGTAGATACAGGCGGTTCAATCCTTTCTGTTTCTCAATTCACGTTATATGGAGATACCCGGAAAGGTCGCCGCCCCAGTTTTACTGGAGCAGCAAAACCAGACCTAGCTGAGAAGCTGTATGATTTATTTAATCAAAAACTAGCGGACAAAGGTATTCAAGTTGCAACAGGCCAATTTGGAGCGGATATGGATGTTCAACTGATTAATGACGGACCCGTTACATTAATAGTTGAGAAATCAATCTAA
- a CDS encoding LacI family DNA-binding transcriptional regulator, whose protein sequence is MPTIKDVAKLSGISRSTVSRVINNHPYVNEEKRMRVKQAMLDLGYVPNSSAQRLRGSKTKTIAVLISRIVNPFFSGLVDAMDTVATEAGYKLILCNTRGSKERELNYLDLLKTKQVDGVVFASIENDWSDIKPYLAYGPMVLCNEYTDQTDIPSFRINHFQATIEAVTHFIKEGRTKIAFCRGDETIGSNLGVDREKGFISALTSHHLSFNKQWLFRNVSSIEDGRNVMKKIERMTDRPDAIFTGSDEVATGIIAEAKISSIKVPKHLSVIGFDDQQIAGVITPGLTTIRQPINKLGEQTMQHMIHILTNRISFLGHTEVLTTEFIVRDT, encoded by the coding sequence TTGCCAACAATAAAAGATGTAGCTAAGCTATCTGGTATATCCAGATCAACTGTGTCCCGAGTTATAAATAACCACCCTTATGTGAATGAAGAAAAGCGGATGCGAGTTAAACAAGCGATGCTGGACCTCGGATATGTGCCTAATTCCTCAGCACAACGGTTGAGAGGCAGTAAGACAAAAACAATCGCAGTATTGATTTCACGCATTGTTAATCCCTTTTTTAGTGGATTAGTTGATGCGATGGATACTGTTGCAACAGAGGCTGGTTATAAACTGATTTTATGTAATACTCGTGGGAGCAAAGAACGAGAATTAAATTACTTGGATTTATTAAAAACAAAACAGGTTGATGGTGTTGTATTTGCTTCAATTGAAAATGATTGGAGTGACATCAAACCATATCTAGCCTATGGTCCAATGGTTTTATGTAATGAATATACAGATCAAACGGATATTCCTTCATTTCGTATTAATCATTTTCAAGCTACTATCGAGGCGGTTACGCACTTTATAAAAGAAGGGCGAACAAAAATCGCTTTTTGTCGTGGTGATGAAACCATTGGTTCAAATCTTGGTGTAGATCGAGAAAAAGGTTTTATTTCAGCATTAACTAGTCATCATTTATCTTTTAATAAGCAATGGTTATTTCGAAATGTCAGCAGTATAGAAGATGGCAGAAATGTGATGAAAAAAATTGAGCGAATGACAGATCGACCTGATGCGATCTTTACCGGAAGTGATGAAGTGGCAACTGGAATTATTGCAGAGGCCAAGATTTCCTCTATAAAGGTGCCGAAACATCTATCAGTCATTGGATTTGATGATCAGCAAATCGCCGGGGTTATAACACCAGGACTAACCACGATCCGTCAGCCAATTAACAAATTGGGCGAGCAAACCATGCAACATATGATTCACATACTTACTAATCGAATAAGCTTTTTAGGACACACAGAAGTGCTGACGACTGAATTTATCGTGCGAGATACGTGA
- a CDS encoding RsfA family transcriptional regulator gives MKIRQDAWSHEDDVLLAETVLTHIKDGSTQLRAFDEVGDKLNRTSAACGFRWNAVVRQKHLNSIEESKRERKERKRSAGFTYYSSNKPVWAQASLLYPSPSQPTVYEDKSLDDIIRSLQSYAQSAKQHNNREELHSLFEENEQLKQQNYKMQQELQKIKQDNSIIEEDYQSLIQIMNRARRMAILEDEEVMSSAAFKMDKNGNLEKVAK, from the coding sequence ATGAAAATTAGACAAGATGCCTGGTCTCACGAAGATGATGTTTTATTGGCAGAAACCGTACTTACACATATTAAAGATGGAAGCACTCAGTTAAGAGCCTTTGATGAAGTTGGAGATAAATTAAATCGTACATCTGCAGCTTGTGGATTTAGATGGAATGCTGTTGTTCGTCAAAAGCACCTAAATTCTATAGAGGAGTCTAAAAGAGAACGAAAAGAACGAAAAAGATCGGCAGGCTTCACCTACTATTCTTCTAACAAACCAGTATGGGCACAAGCTTCATTATTGTATCCAAGCCCTAGTCAACCCACTGTTTACGAAGATAAAAGTTTAGACGACATTATCCGGTCTCTTCAATCATATGCTCAATCAGCAAAACAACATAATAATAGAGAAGAACTTCACTCTCTTTTTGAGGAAAATGAACAATTAAAACAACAAAACTACAAAATGCAACAAGAGTTACAAAAAATCAAACAAGACAACAGTATTATTGAAGAAGATTATCAATCACTCATCCAGATTATGAATCGTGCAAGACGTATGGCTATTTTAGAAGATGAAGAAGTGATGTCTAGTGCAGCTTTCAAAATGGACAAAAACGGGAATTTAGAAAAAGTAGCTAAATAA
- a CDS encoding ThuA domain-containing protein, whose protein sequence is MKVTVWNENRHEQTNKKVREVYPEGIHGTISAFLKEAGYETETATLEQPEHGLTEEVLNQTDVLIWWGHVAHHEVTDEIVSRVHQRVLDGMGLIVLHSGHFSKIFKSLMGTTCDLKWREANEKERLWVVAPGHPITEGIGEYIELEKEEMYGEHFDIPTPDELLFVSWFQGGEVFRSGCTFNRGKGKIFYFRPGHETYPTYYNEQIQRVIVNGVKWAAPVEREKPVYGNAKPLEEVPGE, encoded by the coding sequence ATGAAAGTTACAGTATGGAATGAAAATCGTCATGAGCAAACAAATAAAAAGGTAAGAGAGGTTTATCCTGAAGGCATTCATGGCACGATCTCAGCTTTTCTAAAAGAGGCAGGTTATGAGACTGAAACAGCTACATTGGAGCAGCCAGAACATGGATTAACAGAAGAAGTATTAAATCAAACCGATGTACTGATATGGTGGGGGCACGTCGCTCATCATGAAGTAACAGATGAGATCGTTTCACGTGTACACCAAAGAGTGTTAGATGGTATGGGATTAATTGTTCTTCATTCGGGGCATTTTTCAAAGATCTTTAAATCATTGATGGGTACAACGTGTGATTTAAAGTGGAGAGAAGCAAATGAAAAAGAAAGGCTTTGGGTTGTAGCACCTGGACATCCAATTACAGAAGGTATTGGAGAATATATTGAGCTTGAAAAAGAAGAAATGTATGGAGAGCATTTTGATATTCCGACGCCTGATGAGCTTTTATTTGTTAGTTGGTTCCAGGGCGGAGAAGTATTCAGAAGTGGTTGTACTTTTAACCGTGGAAAAGGTAAGATCTTTTATTTCCGTCCAGGTCATGAGACCTATCCAACGTATTATAACGAGCAAATCCAACGAGTCATTGTTAATGGAGTGAAATGGGCAGCTCCAGTCGAACGTGAAAAGCCGGTATACGGAAATGCTAAGCCGTTAGAGGAAGTGCCGGGAGAATAA
- the aspS gene encoding aspartate--tRNA ligase, translating into MSGRTHQCGELHAQLEGEKVELKGWVQRRRDLGQVIFLDVRDRSGLVQVVFSPDINQEALAIAEKIRNEYVVAVTGTVVKRNEKTINEKLATGEIEVHVSEIEILNASKSLPFQIEANTDASEDVRLKYRYLDLRRPDMQEVFKLRHQTTKFIRNFLDDQTFYEIETPMLTKSTPEGARDYLVPSRVHHGSFYALPQSPQIFKQLLMVSGFERYYQIVRCFRDEDLRADRQPEFTQVDIETSFMGTEELLLMTEKMMSGLLKQIHGIDIPTPFKRISYDDAMNRFGSDKPDTRFGMELIDLEEVAKNSEFKVFQNALNSGGMVKGLNLKGGASKLSRKEIDALGEFVKPYGAKGLAWLKVEEDGLKGPIAKFFDETAATSLQTALDAEAGDLLFFGADKASVVQNSLGALRMKFGKEFDLIDKDAFNFLWVMNFPLLEYDEDAHRFVAAHHPFTSPLKEDLHLLETEPENVRAEAYDLVLNGYELGGGSQRIYKRDVQEKMFKALGFTEEAAREEFGFLMEAFEYGTPPHGGIALGLDRMVMLLAGKNNLRDTIAFPKTASASDLLTNAPSQVSVEQLIDLNLSVIGKKRTEEVKL; encoded by the coding sequence ATGAGTGGAAGAACGCATCAATGTGGAGAACTACATGCACAACTTGAAGGAGAAAAGGTAGAGTTAAAAGGGTGGGTCCAGCGTCGCCGTGATTTAGGGCAAGTTATTTTCTTGGACGTTCGTGATCGTTCTGGTTTGGTACAGGTTGTCTTTAGTCCAGACATTAACCAAGAAGCATTGGCAATAGCCGAGAAAATCAGAAACGAGTACGTTGTAGCTGTAACTGGAACCGTTGTGAAACGTAACGAAAAAACAATAAATGAAAAATTAGCAACAGGTGAAATTGAAGTACATGTTTCAGAAATTGAAATTTTAAATGCTTCAAAATCATTACCGTTCCAAATTGAAGCAAATACAGATGCATCTGAGGACGTAAGACTAAAATATCGCTATTTAGATCTACGCCGTCCGGATATGCAAGAAGTCTTTAAGCTTCGTCATCAGACAACTAAATTCATTCGTAATTTCCTAGATGATCAGACTTTCTACGAAATTGAAACACCGATGCTGACGAAGAGCACACCTGAAGGAGCACGTGATTATCTTGTACCAAGTCGCGTTCACCATGGCAGCTTCTATGCTTTGCCACAGTCGCCACAGATCTTCAAGCAACTTTTGATGGTGTCTGGTTTTGAACGTTACTATCAAATTGTTCGCTGCTTCCGTGACGAAGACTTACGAGCAGACCGTCAGCCAGAGTTCACTCAGGTGGATATTGAGACATCATTCATGGGAACAGAAGAGCTTCTTCTAATGACAGAGAAGATGATGTCTGGTTTATTAAAGCAAATTCATGGTATCGACATCCCAACTCCATTCAAGCGTATCTCATACGATGATGCGATGAATCGCTTTGGTTCTGATAAGCCAGATACACGTTTTGGCATGGAGCTAATTGACTTAGAGGAAGTTGCAAAAAATTCCGAGTTCAAAGTTTTCCAAAACGCACTGAATTCTGGTGGCATGGTTAAAGGATTGAATCTAAAAGGTGGAGCATCTAAGCTATCTCGTAAAGAAATTGATGCTTTAGGTGAATTTGTTAAACCTTATGGAGCAAAAGGGCTTGCTTGGTTAAAAGTTGAGGAAGATGGACTAAAAGGTCCAATTGCAAAATTCTTTGATGAAACAGCAGCTACTTCTCTTCAAACAGCACTTGATGCCGAAGCTGGAGACTTATTGTTCTTTGGTGCAGACAAAGCAAGTGTTGTTCAGAACAGCCTTGGTGCGTTAAGAATGAAGTTTGGTAAAGAGTTTGATTTAATTGATAAAGATGCATTTAACTTCTTATGGGTTATGAACTTCCCGCTACTTGAATATGACGAAGACGCTCATCGCTTTGTTGCAGCGCATCATCCATTTACAAGTCCTTTAAAAGAAGATCTTCATCTTTTAGAGACTGAACCAGAAAATGTTCGCGCTGAAGCATATGACCTTGTGCTAAATGGTTATGAGCTTGGTGGGGGATCACAACGTATCTACAAACGTGATGTACAGGAAAAAATGTTCAAAGCACTTGGATTCACAGAAGAAGCTGCACGTGAGGAATTTGGTTTCTTGATGGAAGCATTTGAGTATGGTACGCCTCCACATGGTGGAATTGCATTAGGATTGGATCGTATGGTTATGTTGCTAGCAGGTAAAAACAACCTTCGCGACACCATCGCCTTCCCTAAAACAGCAAGCGCAAGTGATTTGCTAACAAATGCACCTTCTCAAGTAAGTGTTGAACAGCTTATCGACTTAAACCTGTCTGTCATCGGGAAAAAACGAACAGAAGAAGTAAAGCTATAA
- a CDS encoding YczE/YyaS/YitT family protein, producing MQNVSQGRRFQTIGLRWLFFLVGLMVMSFGIALMIRAELGIAPWEVLHVGLMQQIGFTVGTWSILTGLIVLVGSSLLLKEWPKLGAVINMILVGVFIDLFLFILPQVHLTSVSWMMLIASILINGYGIGLYIAPGLGAGPRDSLMLALNKRTGWSVQRVRILLEVTVLTVGWLLGGPVFLGTLLYCVGIGYVVGITLPHGRRLVQTLIERGIQHEDINKGSVRVNDYDGTSKEIG from the coding sequence TTGCAAAATGTAAGTCAAGGACGTAGGTTCCAAACAATCGGCCTTAGATGGCTCTTTTTTCTTGTAGGATTAATGGTGATGTCTTTTGGAATTGCTTTGATGATTCGTGCAGAGTTAGGAATTGCTCCGTGGGAGGTACTGCATGTAGGGTTAATGCAACAAATTGGGTTTACCGTAGGAACGTGGTCAATTTTAACAGGATTAATTGTTCTTGTAGGATCTAGCTTACTTCTAAAGGAGTGGCCTAAACTAGGTGCAGTTATAAATATGATTTTGGTCGGAGTATTTATAGACTTGTTCTTATTTATTCTACCTCAGGTTCACCTTACTTCAGTTAGCTGGATGATGCTTATCGCCAGTATTTTAATAAATGGATATGGGATTGGCTTATATATTGCACCAGGACTTGGAGCAGGCCCCCGTGACAGCTTAATGCTTGCATTAAATAAGCGAACGGGCTGGAGTGTTCAACGTGTACGCATTTTGCTCGAAGTGACTGTATTAACTGTAGGGTGGTTATTAGGTGGCCCAGTATTTTTGGGTACACTATTATATTGTGTAGGGATAGGATACGTAGTTGGTATCACATTACCTCATGGTAGACGATTAGTTCAAACATTAATAGAAAGAGGGATACAACATGAAGATATCAACAAAGGGTCGGTACGGGTTAACGATTATGATGGCACTAGCAAAGAAATCGGGTGA
- a CDS encoding tRNA threonylcarbamoyladenosine dehydratase translates to MLHQFSRNELAIGHDGLDQLKGSTVAVLGIGGVGSFSAEALARSGVGRLVLVDKDDVDITNVNRQIHALLSTVGRPKVELMQERIQDINPECDVIALKMFYTEETYEQFFAHGIDYVIDASDTISYKVHLMKECIARDIPIISSMGVANKMDPTKLKIEDISKTSYDPIARVVRRKLRESKIYKGVEVVFSDEQPIRIREDIRKEIVPEKAENGPIRKAKMPPSSNAFVPSVCGLIMAGHVITNLLDGIQINRT, encoded by the coding sequence ATGTTGCACCAATTTTCACGCAATGAATTAGCAATTGGTCATGATGGATTGGATCAATTAAAAGGTAGTACAGTTGCCGTACTTGGTATAGGGGGAGTAGGTTCCTTTTCGGCAGAGGCATTGGCTCGTTCAGGAGTGGGGCGTCTGGTATTAGTTGATAAGGATGATGTCGATATTACAAACGTTAATCGTCAAATTCACGCCTTATTATCAACGGTAGGTAGACCTAAAGTTGAGTTAATGCAGGAACGAATTCAAGATATTAATCCTGAGTGTGACGTAATTGCTTTAAAAATGTTTTATACAGAGGAAACGTATGAACAGTTTTTTGCACATGGAATTGATTATGTGATTGATGCAAGTGATACTATTTCCTATAAGGTTCACCTTATGAAGGAATGTATTGCTCGTGACATTCCTATTATCTCGAGTATGGGTGTTGCCAATAAGATGGACCCAACTAAACTAAAGATTGAAGATATATCAAAGACTTCATATGATCCCATCGCTAGAGTTGTGCGTCGTAAGCTACGTGAGTCGAAAATTTATAAGGGTGTTGAGGTTGTATTTTCAGATGAACAACCGATTCGAATCCGAGAAGATATTCGAAAAGAAATTGTGCCAGAAAAAGCAGAGAATGGTCCCATTCGAAAAGCGAAAATGCCACCGTCTTCTAATGCGTTTGTGCCTTCAGTCTGTGGATTAATCATGGCCGGACATGTAATTACCAACTTACTAGATGGCATTCAGATTAATCGAACGTAA
- the cymR gene encoding cysteine metabolism transcriptional regulator CymR, with amino-acid sequence MKISTKGRYGLTIMMALAKKSGEGPVSLKSIAKEYDLSEHYLEQLIAPLRNAILVKSVRGAYGGYMLAKDAKQITVGDIIRVLEGPISPVEVLEDEEPAKRDLWIKIRDAVKNVLDNTTLDDLANFKTEGEQEYYMFYI; translated from the coding sequence ATGAAGATATCAACAAAGGGTCGGTACGGGTTAACGATTATGATGGCACTAGCAAAGAAATCGGGTGAAGGCCCTGTTTCATTAAAGTCTATTGCAAAGGAATACGATCTTTCTGAGCACTATCTTGAGCAACTAATTGCACCACTTCGAAATGCAATCCTGGTTAAAAGTGTGCGCGGTGCATATGGTGGGTACATGTTAGCAAAAGATGCAAAACAAATTACAGTTGGAGATATTATTCGAGTCTTGGAAGGGCCAATTAGTCCGGTTGAAGTACTAGAAGACGAAGAGCCTGCTAAGCGTGATTTGTGGATTAAAATTCGTGACGCTGTTAAGAATGTCTTAGATAATACAACATTGGATGATCTAGCGAATTTTAAAACAGAAGGCGAACAAGAATATTATATGTTCTATATCTAA
- a CDS encoding two-component system sensor histidine kinase NtrB — protein sequence MFVLTLFAVLKLSNFIVKPLEQLVVATATFTFSNKIDPITQGFYQEADTLTRAFKMMTTKLLNRERNHQKSSLILETTDNGVFAYTNKDQIITTFNTTCEQLFQEKRENVLGLTLKVAALKNNRLRRFLEAAELDTNSAPEIENRYEFSCTFNTQVHAFFISVSKLSGDSDLSIEQDALIVFNDVTEKKEMQQQIVRSEKSKVVGELAVGFAHEIRNPLSTIKGFLQLFQKEEQIESKKDQFRLMVNEIDRVNNIIKDLLNMARQAQIQQEKTDIKQLLDHTRQMFLAETDKRGIDFTFLNDSELPVAWVDSDKVQQVMINLVKNAMDSMPNGGELTIHTIESKTEMIGIIVQDSGVGMSREVLDRIGTPFFTTKSDGTGLGLMTCFRIAEEINGSLTVESKEGEGTCFAFQIPIYKNQPE from the coding sequence GTGTTTGTACTAACATTGTTTGCTGTACTAAAGTTATCAAACTTTATAGTTAAGCCCTTAGAGCAATTAGTTGTCGCAACAGCAACGTTTACCTTTAGTAATAAAATAGACCCAATTACTCAAGGATTCTATCAAGAGGCTGACACGCTAACAAGAGCGTTTAAAATGATGACAACAAAATTACTAAATAGAGAACGGAATCATCAAAAGTCTAGTCTTATCCTTGAAACGACAGATAATGGTGTGTTTGCTTATACAAATAAGGATCAAATCATTACAACGTTTAACACAACCTGTGAACAGTTATTTCAGGAAAAGCGTGAAAATGTGTTAGGTCTCACACTGAAAGTTGCGGCTTTAAAAAATAACCGATTGCGCCGTTTTCTTGAAGCGGCAGAACTTGATACGAATTCAGCTCCTGAGATAGAGAACCGATATGAATTCAGCTGTACGTTCAATACTCAGGTTCATGCATTTTTTATAAGTGTATCAAAACTATCAGGAGATTCAGATTTATCTATTGAGCAGGATGCGTTAATTGTTTTTAATGATGTGACAGAAAAAAAAGAGATGCAGCAGCAGATTGTTCGTTCGGAAAAATCAAAAGTAGTTGGCGAATTGGCTGTTGGATTTGCTCACGAAATCAGAAATCCATTAAGCACTATTAAAGGGTTTTTGCAGTTATTCCAGAAGGAAGAACAAATAGAAAGCAAAAAAGATCAATTTAGGCTAATGGTGAATGAAATTGATCGAGTTAATAACATTATTAAAGATCTGCTTAACATGGCAAGACAAGCGCAAATTCAGCAGGAAAAAACGGATATCAAACAGCTCCTAGATCATACTAGACAAATGTTTTTAGCTGAAACAGATAAAAGAGGGATCGATTTCACTTTTCTCAACGATTCTGAACTGCCAGTGGCTTGGGTAGATTCGGATAAGGTTCAGCAAGTTATGATTAATCTGGTGAAAAATGCAATGGACTCTATGCCGAATGGAGGAGAATTAACGATTCATACCATCGAAAGTAAAACTGAGATGATTGGTATTATCGTTCAGGATTCTGGAGTTGGAATGAGTAGGGAGGTATTAGACCGTATAGGCACGCCATTTTTTACAACAAAATCTGATGGGACGGGTCTTGGTCTCATGACGTGCTTTCGAATAGCTGAGGAAATCAATGGATCATTAACGGTTGAAAGTAAAGAAGGAGAAGGAACCTGTTTTGCTTTTCAAATTCCAATCTATAAAAATCAGCCCGAATAA